The DNA sequence GCTTTTCGAACAGCTCGTGCAACCGATCCCGAATCGTCCTTTTCCACTGGCTGACCAGCATCGGATGCACCTCATACTCCCGCGCCAACTGCGCCACCGTTTTGACTCCCATTACCGCTTCCAAGCCGACTTTGGCCTTGAAAGCGCCGTTGTATTGTTTGCGTTTTCGCTTCATCGATCTGCTCTCTCTCACATCGAGCAGACCTCGAAAAGACAAGCTTAACTACGGGTCCAAATTTTGGGGTCCAGGGCTTTCCTTCGCATTGTTCCAGTTGAGAAATATGACTAATTTACCAGCGCCGAGAGTGAAGTTTATCAGCCGTTTTCTCCGACCAGCTTTGAATTCGAGTCTGCTGCCGCTTCACTTCGAAATTGTTGACTCCAAAATTTGTTTGGACGAATTACCTGCTCTCTGTGGAACGAATGCTGCGGCTCGACGCTGTCCCTCGGCCACTTGCTCAGGCTTCATCTTCTTTTCGAGTTTGTCTCGTTTCGAGGCCGCAGTTTCGCCGCCGAATGACTCCAAAAGTTGGGTGAATGTTCGGTCAAGCTTGGTCGGCGAAACAGCGGCGAGGCTTAC is a window from the Verrucomicrobiota bacterium genome containing:
- a CDS encoding transposase, translating into MKRKRKQYNGAFKAKVGLEAVMGVKTVAQLAREYEVHPMLVSQWKRTIRDRLHELFEK